One Bombina bombina isolate aBomBom1 chromosome 5, aBomBom1.pri, whole genome shotgun sequence DNA segment encodes these proteins:
- the LOC128659474 gene encoding mas-related G-protein coupled receptor member D, protein MDFNGTSHMGLNTSEDESGFDENANIHFAIAASSAVALCLFGMVGNIIVFWYLCFRIPKNKYTVYIINLVAADFLFLTFTVFIMGIQLNSLLSVNDDFTGKEQLYIFAEIFYDFAQYSGMFFLTAISVERCLSVLFPIWYQCNRRKNQSSIVCICLWILGCSESLIENVACSPKDFKAQTNTCTGIEIMTFVISIAICLPLMVTSSLILVFRIQRTLRQQYPPRLYVIIIAAVFLFILSVTPFSFMWFLFYFNLLPLDVHIVSLFYASVFCTVLNSTLNPYIYFIVGRHRKSTPKVSIHEILQRAFHEEEVERKKITSKEVDTESSQ, encoded by the coding sequence ATGGATTTCAATGGAACAAGTCATATGGGTCTAAATACAAGCGAGGATGAAAGCGGTTTTGATGAAAATGCGAACATACATTTTGCTATTGCAGCCTCGTCTGCCGTAGCGCTTTGTTTATTTGGAATGGTGGGAAATATAATAGTGTTCTGGTACCTCTGCTTTAGGAttccaaagaacaaatatactgtttatattataAACCTTGTAGCGGCTGACTTCCTCTTTCTAACGTTCACTGTTTTTATAATGGGGATCCAACTTAATTCATTACTTAGTGTAAATGATGATTTTACAGGAAAAGAACAATTGTATATATTTGCTGAGATATTTTATGATTTTGCACAATACTCTGGAATGTTCTTCCTCACAGCTATTAGTGTAGAAAGGTGTCTGTCTGTCTTATTTCCCATTTGGTACCAATGTAATCGACGAAAGAACCAGTCTTCcattgtgtgtatctgtctttGGATTCTTGGCTGCTCTGAGAGTCTAATTGAAAATGTTGCTTGTTCACCGAAGGATTTTAAGGCCCAGACAAATACATGTACAGGAATTGAAATAATGACATTTGTGATAAGTATTGCTATTTGTCTGCCATTAATGGTGACTTCAAGTCTTATTCTGGTCTTCAGGATACAAAGAACATTACGACAACAGTACCCACCAAGGTTGTATGTCATTATTATTGCTGCAGTTTTTTTATTCATCTTATCAGTTACTCCATTCAGCTTTATGTggtttcttttttactttaatcTTTTGCCTTTAGATGTTCATATAGTGAGTTTATTTTATGCCAGCGTGTTCTGCACAGTGCTTAATAGCACACTGAATCCCTACATTTATTTCATTGTTGGGAGACACAGGAAGTCAACACCTAAAGTCTCCATACATGAGATTCTTCAGAGAGCCTTCCATGAAGAAGaggtagagagaaaaaaaataaccaGCAAAGAAGTGGATACTGAATCAAGTCAATAG